The Loxodonta africana isolate mLoxAfr1 chromosome 1, mLoxAfr1.hap2, whole genome shotgun sequence genomic sequence GTCACtttcaagaaatctggaagacggctacctggccaatcgactagaAGAAacccatatttgtgctcattgcaaagaaaggagatccaacagaatgtggaaattagcgAACGATATCAGTAATAACACacgcaactaaaattttgctgaagataattcaaaagcagttgaagcagtacatccaccagaaagtgacagaattcaaggcagattcagaagaggacttaaatccagggatatcattgcttatgtcaaatGGATtgtggctgaaaacagagaataccagaaagatgtttacctatataGTACtcagtatgcaaaggcattcaactgtgtggatcataacaaatgataaaTAACACTGACaggacaggaattccagaacacttaattgtgctcatgagaaacctgtacaaagaccaagagggagtcattcaaacagaacatggggatattgagtggtttaaaatcagaaaagatgtgtatcactgttgtatcctttcaccatacttactcaatcttcatgctgagcaaatgatctgagaagttgGAGTACATGAAGTaggatgtggcatcaggattacacCTCCACAAAAATCCTCTCTTTTTTGGACAGAAAACAGCTgtctaataagcaacatcatgataaatggagaaaataatgaagttggcaagaatttcattttacttggacccacaatcaacatccatggagcagtagccaagaaaccaaacaacatattgcattggacaaacctgctgcagaagacctcttgaaagtaataggaagcaaagatgtcactttgaggtctaaggtgtgcctgaccctagccataatattttcaatccctgcatatgcatgcaaaagctggacaataataaggaagactgaagaattgatgcctttcacttatggtattggcaagaaatattgaatatgtcatggactgtcagaagaacaaacaaatctgtcttggaagaagtacagccagaatgctccttggaagcgaggatggtgagatttcgtcttgtgtactttggacatgttatcaagagggaccagtccctcgagaaggacatcatactttctaagtagagggtcagcaaaaaagaggaaggccctcaatgagatggattaacacagtggttgcaacaatgggctcaagcattaaaaagattgtgaggatggtgcacgaccaaccaggcagtgtttcagtctattgtacaaagggtcgctaggagttggaatcaactggacagcagctaacaacaagcttgtgataatttgttacaggaACAAGGAAAATAATACACTATGCTTACACACTATACTTTATCTCTCTGTGCTCAAACATATGCTCCACAAGTCCGCACTTTCTGTTCTTAATTAACTGATGTTGCCCAGATGCAAAAATAATGTGTTGTATAGTAATCGCTCAACAAATGTCAGTAGAATGAATGATCAATGTAGTGTAGACCACCTCCCTATTCTAGAGGCACTGTCTTTATTAATATAGCCTTAGACCAAAAACTGTTTCGTGGTAGCTGCAACACAACATCCACTCACATTGACATTAACGCCACCTGGACTTTTCTAACAAGGGCTGctatctcctccctccctctaccCCTTCCCATCCCCTACATCCACTGTCATAGATTCaactttgtccccccaaaatatcgaACAACTCAGCTAGGTcccgattcccagtattgtatgactgtccactattttatgtgatttttctacaTGTGGCAAATCCTAGGCCCCgatgcaatgagatggattagtggcagttttaTCGATGAGATACACAAGGTCAGGttctgtcttaagccaatctcttctgagatataaaacacagaagcaaacagagagacgtggggacctcatacctccaagaaagcagcaccaggagcagagcatgtcctttggacctaaggtttctgcactgagatgctcccagaccaagggaagactgctgcatcacaaggaccttccttcagagccaaaagagagagaaagccttccagtGGAGCTGGCGtactgaatttagacttctagcttattggactgtgacagaataaacttctctttgttaaagccagtcacttgtggtatttctcttagagcagcagtagatgaccaagacacccaTCCTTCGGCACACTACAGCACacaattttattttcatcttcatGGAAGAATGGTCCTTTGGTTGATGGGTAAATATATTACAACCAACAGTGAATTTAAATTAGCCTCTGCTTGATGAATTCCTAAGTTTGGAATGGAGTGGAGCCAGCACTAGGGTTATAATGCTAAGGGCAGTGAGAGTGGGGCGGGGGAGctgaaaaggatggaaacaaaacaaaaatttatctAAGATGAGTAACTATTTGACTCCTATCTAAAAAAGGTTAGGGAAAAAATGACAAGACTCACCCTCGGAACAGCCCTAGAAAGAGGACAGGATCTGGACAAGTCTGAAAATTCATCTCTCATTACCACAGAGACTCCTGTGTGCAGGAGCTGCCCTCAGTCTTGTGGGACATTGACAAAGTGACTCTTGCAGCTGTCAGAGACAGGGAACACCCAGAGCAAATGAGACCAGAACTTACACACAAGAACAAGAACAGGCATAATCttctaaaaaaccaaacacacaaaaaataatcaTACAAATGATGGGGGCGAAGAGCCAGGCTTGGACATGAGCCCAGGCTAGCCCAGCCACACAGAACCCTCACTGCCCACAGCTTTGGAGACAAGACAAGGCCCAGGTGATACCTGAGTCCTTGTGACAACAGGTCCTAGTGGGACAAGGTTCTACTGAAGGGAAAAGGACAAAGGAGATGCAAAGATGACCCAGCCATGGAGTGACCACATCAAAGCCCACACTCTCCCAAGCACTGACTGTGTACATGCCCCGACTGTGCTCAGCTCCTCCACCACCCTCTCCCGACCCTGCCTATGACAGACTCAGGACAGTGAACACATGGATTCTGGAACATTCTCAGGGttgcatttattttctctcttcaattttcagaattttcatttcctttaagtaacccatcaactccaactcatagcaaaaatATGAATAATCAAATTCATTCTCATATTTGCATTTTCAATAGAAAAGTGAAACATTGCAGATCACAGTGACAGGATGTTATGTGAGGGATAGAGATTTTCCAGCCCACCTCTGCAGGAACAGGGAATATCAATCATGATCAGTGTGGAGAAAGGGGATCTGGTGGGCAGGAGTGGGcagtctccccacatcctcacatTATGCTCATAGGAACGCAGACACATTCAGAGGCCAGTTGCAAAAAGAGAAGTCAGGGGTTCTTGAATCACAAAGCTTGGCATGAACAAATCTTGTATCACTCAGTCCCACACATGGCTGCTGTCTCACGCTACGGAAGAAAGTAATCGTGAACAAATTCGGGTCAGTCACTGTAACTGTTGACACTATGAATAGCCCAACACATGATCAAAATGTCCAAATTCAAAGGATTCCCATGACCCATCATGCCCTCTCTGTCCTAACCCCTGCTCCATCCATGTCAGGCCTCCTAGGGTCTCACCTTTAGAAGCTGTGAGAGACACATCAGAGCCCTGGTCACTGTCGCTGCCTGGAAAAGAACAGGATCTGGTCAGAGCCCATAGGAGATGAGACTAGGGGAATGTGAATCATGGGCTCCCCCATAGGCTCCCATCTACATTAGCCCAAAGGTCTCAGCACCAGCCTCCCTCTCTCCACACTTACTTGAACCTTGAGTGTAGCTCCCTCCTTTCCCACCTGTGGGAAGAAGGCATTCAGTGAGATTGGGGGAGACAACATCACGAGGTCCTAGAAGAGCCAGCTAGTCCTGGACCCCAGGGACATGTCCAAAACTGTGACTGCAGACCCAGGGTAGGATAAGGAAATATAAGCAAAGATGTGCAGGGACTGAACTAACCACCCTCCTGGAAGCCTGTGCTCAGCAGGAACTTTCCCCTGTGACCTGTGACTATTGGGAATCAGGTCTCCATCACCAGAACCGTTAAGGTGAGAGATTTGCCATTCATTCTCAAATCTGCTTTATAAAAGGGTAATTGTTAGCACACAGGGTCCCAGACTGTGTCAGCATGTGTGGATGGTACCACCTGTAAAGAGGCAGGATAGGGCAAATCTCCTACCTGGGACTTGAAACCCTCCATGGGACAAGAAAACTCAGACCTCATCCCCATCTCTACCTGAGTTCTTCTTCCTCCACATCACAACAGCTCCCGCCACCACAACTCCAAGGACTACAGTTCCAAGGAGAAGGAGGCCAGCAACGACCTCTATTTTCGGGGTGCTGGCCTGGGAAGACAGTTCTGGAAAAAGAAGGGAGATGAGGAGCACTCACTCCTTAGAGGTCTCCAGGACTCCTGCTTTCCCTAAGAAGAGGCTCCACCCTTGGCTGCCTCCTTACCCCATCGCAGGGTCACAGGCTCAGACAGCCCCTCATGCTGCACACGGCATGTGTATCTCTGTTCCTCTCCAgagggcaccaccagggctgcccaCTTCTGGAATGTCCCGTCTCCTGCAGGCCGGGTCTCCACAAGCTCCATGTCCTGGGTCTGGTCCTCCCCATCCCGCTGCCAGGTCAGGGTGATCTCCGCTGGGTGGAAGCCCAGGGCCCAACACCTCAGTgtggcctcatggtcagagatGCAGTGGTGGGTCATGTGTGTCTTTGGGGGGTCTGGGttaaagaatcaaaaaatttagGAACTTTCTGATACCTCTCAGAGGGTACATGTGAACATCAGAGAATACACAGGGCATTGAGAGGGGGATCAATGGCAAAATCCAGACAGCAGCCTGGACCAGGGGTTTGGGATAATTTCCTATTCCTTGGAAAGTTCTAAGATCAGGGTGAGACAGCCCAGGACAGAAGGTTCCAGGTCTCTGATGGGGAAAACAGGGACTTCTGGCCCTGATCTGGGTGAAGGCAGAGACGCAGGACACCTGGACATTGGATGTGGGGCAGAGTGTAACAGCTGAGAGAAAGAGCTCCCCCTGGTTCCCAAGGCCACCCCAGGGTCAAAGCGGACAGCTGATCTGTTGTTTCAGGGATCACCTCCCCGTTTATCCTCAGCGAGACTGAATCCGCTAACTGTCCCTGAGAAAATGGAGAACACTTTGGACAAATCACTCTCTGGTACAGGATctgggacttctccctttcctgaTCCATGGTAGGAGCGTATTCTGGCGTAGATTGCATTTCCTACCCCCTTTGTGGGACACCAGTTGAGGGAAGAGTCCCAGCCCTTGAGGAGACCAGGAGGCGCCCCGCGGCCCTTCTTACCTACCCGCTGCAGCGTCTCCTTCCCGTTCTCCAGGTATTTGCCCAGCCACTGCAGGCATGCGCCCTCCAGGTAGGCCCTCCGATACTCTGCCACCCTGACCACCTCGAATTTGCCCTTTGAGATCTGAGCTGCCGTGTCCGCCGCCGTCCAGGAGCGCAGGTCCTCGTTCAGGGCCAGATAATCGGCGCCGTCGTAGGCATACTGATGGTACCCGCGGAGGAGGCGCCCGTCGGCACCCACTTCACAGCCGTACATCAACTGGATAGTGTGAGACCCTGACCCCGCCCAAAAAGTCAGTCCCGGGCCCGCGACCACCCCTCCCCCCACGGGGTCAGCCCCGCCTACGGGGTCAGTATGGCGATTAGTCCGAGCCCATTTGGTTCTAAACTGAAAATGAAACTGCAGCAAATGCCCGCGGCTCTTCGCAACTGAAAGGGCGAGGTTCGGACCCGGGGACTCGGGGTGACGCGGCCGTGGGGACGAGGGGACCCGTGACCTGCGACCCGGGCCCGGCGTCACTCACTCACCGGCGTCGCTCTGGTTGTAGTAGCCGCGCAGGGTCCGCAGGCTGGCTCGGAAAGTCTGTGCGTGGCCCTTGGCGTTCTGTGTGTTCCGATCCCAATACTCCGGCCCCTCCCGCTCCATCCACGGCGCCCGCGGCTCCATCCTCGGGTTCGCGGCGTCGCTGTCGAACCGCACGAACTGCGTGTCATCCACGTAGCCGACTTCGATGTACCGGGGCTCCCCGCCGCCGGGCCGGGACACGGCGGTGCTGAAATACTGCAGGGAGTGGGAGCCTGGGGGCAGGGAGCGGCTGAGACCACCGACCCCTCCCTCCCCGCGCGGGCTTGGGTCCGGGGTcgatgggggcggggaggggagaggggtgaGGGGTGAGGGGCTCGTGGACGGAGAAGGGGCGGTGCGAGGAGCAGGGCCAGGGTGGGGGCTCTGGGCGGTGTCGGCTTCCGCGAGGGTCCTGCGTCCCAGCCAAGCGGTCCCCTCGCTCCTCCCTCCGCAGAGGCCGTTTCCCCCCCGACCCCGCACTCACCCGCCCGAGTCTGGCTCAGGGCCAGGGCCCCCGAGAGCAGCAGGAGGAGGGTCCGGGGCGCCATGACCCGGGTACTGGGATTCTAGGGAGAATCTGCGGCCTTACAACCTGGAACCGCGCTGACGGTAATTGGCTGCTCCAGAAATCGGAGACCCAATTGTAGTGACAACTGGGGTGATGCCATGTGTGTCCATGCAGAAGGAGCAGACACAGGGTGTGAGAAGGAAAAGTGAAATGCTGAGGAGACAGGGAATCCCCAACACTAGGCCACCCCACCCCTGACACCTCAGTCGGACCTGAGTGCCTGTCTGGGGACTGGGACTTTGCCCTGACCCCTCTCCTCCTGCACCGACCCTTCTTTGCTGCACTATCTCCTTGAGTCCTGGACCCAGGACTTGCTTAAGTCAAAACTGTTGTTAGTTTCAGaatctctatgttgttgttgttgtgtaccctGGAGTGGATTCATAGctgccctatatgacagagtagaactgcgtcatagggattcctaggctgtaatctttcaagcagcagatcaccaggtcttttctcctgcagagcaactggtgggttccagcctttgggttagcagccaagagcttaatcgttgcaccatcagggctccttagaatttCTATTCACTGTTACAGATTACTGAGGAATTAATGAGattttgtttatgtgggttatatctACCAATATTCACCATATGAGAAATTGATACcgaattaaaattttaaagtaattttaaatGTTATGAAGAACCCATTAAACTTAACAGATAATATATTCTCATGAAAAGTAAATATTATGCAAACTAAAACAGTGGAGTGAGAAGaatggatcattttacattttttgcATGTCTTCCTTACCTGTGTCAGTAGAAGCCTTCTGGATTTTCATATCTACTTCTACATTCAGTCTGTTATTTTGGTTgagatgtattaaaaaaaaaattgagtgtcACACAAATATGAATTGGAAAAGGATGGAGTATTTTTAACAGCCTTTCCAACTCAATGTGAGTGTCCATCTTTGATACTTCGCTGAAGCTACAGaagtggtagtttcttaaaggttagtTGCAGCTAGAAACCATGTTATTGAACATTTcttattctgttctttaaaacccaTAGGACCATCTTGACACACTGAATCTTGTACTAAAGCAtgagttgttgttgctgtttttataagTGGTGCATTGGTTCACTTAGTATGTGGAGCTCCCAGTGTTGATACATTTCATTACAAAATATCAAAAAGCCACATTTGTTAGTGTTACCTCTGATCCCAGCAGAAAAGTTTGTATGTTTTGGAAAGCTGTCACTCTTGTGGTGGATTCAAGTTTTCCAATATTCTAATCTCTTGAGAGGTTCCTTTTTATCATTGGCAGCAATACTGTCAGTTGGGTTCCTTGAAGTTTGTGTCATTAGCTAAGTGTGTTTCATTTTAGAGAAAGTGCCATATATGCAAAGTAGTTTCTCTGTCATTccttctttcaagtaaaaatgatATTTCATAAAAAACAGGCTAGTTCAGCTCACGCAGATTATTCTCCTTGAGACAAACATCATACTCTGGGATATAGAAGTGCTTTATATGTGCTTCCCACTTCACCACACAGAGTATTAAAAGATGTGGACTCAAGGATGGTGATTTAATAAAGTTACTGACTTCTGTTGCTTCAATCAGTACATCTTTAAGTGAATCTGTTACCTGGTAGGAAAGCCCAGGTTCTTTCTCCGCATGACTCATACTGGCCAATAAGCGAGAAACCAAGGTGGGAAAACAGGcaaggcacctttatttccttgtagaaggaaaaggagtcaggaggagctgctgctgccaagactgctcccaGGGTCGGGCAGGCAAGTtgcttttaaaggggtttacaagtagggagctCTTACAGGTtccatcagcaacattcttaatcatactgtgCAGGCACAGTGGGGTTTAcgtataacctccaagcaaaaccAGGATTCAGATGCAAAGCTGGGGGTGAGGGGAGGATGGGGGGGGGGGAACAGAGCCcaacaaaggaaatgatttttcgATACAACACGGTTggagaggaagccaggtaaagaaaacTTGATTTTTAGTACAGCACATGGGGGCTCTGTCTCAAAGCTGTTGTGTTTTTTCCTTGTGGTTTGCTGACACAGCCTTGATCCTAGCTAACTTCCCAGCTGATTTCCCTCAGTGCAAATATCAAGACAATGAGAAATACTAATAATTTCTGAGTAAtgttatgaaaataattttgacttCATGGATCTTGTGAAAGGATCTCAGTGACTCCAAGAGTTCCACAGATGACACTTTGAAAACTGCGGTTCTGAGTAAACCAGGGAGCTGCCTAAATATCCACAGCCTCTTTGCCTCCTCTTCACCTCCCAGAGTTCCTCTCCCTGAGCTGGACTGTCTGCCTCCCAAAGCTTAGCTTAGGCCTCTTCCCATGGGCTCTTCTAGAAGAGAACTTACCCCCCAAAAATTTAAAGCCAGAGAGTGTGCtcagtgagaaaactgaggaggAAGGAATGATGTTTCCCTTTGGAACTGGGAACATTTTTGCCTGAAGCCACCAGATAGAGATTTACTCATGACCTGTTTGGTTTTGTTACACACCAACCTAATGTATATTCATAT encodes the following:
- the LOC100662084 gene encoding patr class I histocompatibility antigen, A-2 alpha chain-like isoform X3, with translation MEPRAPWMEREGPEYWDRNTQNAKGHAQTFRASLRTLRGYYNQSDAGSHTIQLMYGCEVGADGRLLRGYHQYAYDGADYLALNEDLRSWTAADTAAQISKGKFEVVRVAEYRRAYLEGACLQWLGKYLENGKETLQRVDPPKTHMTHHCISDHEATLRCWALGFHPAEITLTWQRDGEDQTQDMELVETRPAGDGTFQKWAALVVPSGEEQRYTCRVQHEGLSEPVTLRWELSSQASTPKIEVVAGLLLLGTVVLGVVVAGAVVMWRKKNSGGKGGSYTQGSSSDSDQGSDVSLTASKGCSACRQMTLSKVGSLGIRF